The window CTCAAGGAGCTCACCCTCAAGCTTTGCATATTCGGGCATCGGATGACGCTGATCGATCGACCGCGTGAGTGCCTTCTTCGAGAGAAGTGCCGCCTGATCCATCGTACCGCCGATGCCGACACCGACCACCTCGGGCGGACACGGATTCGGACCTGCGTGCTGAATGATCTCCATGACCGCCTTCTTCACGCCCTCGACACCATCCGCAGGAACGAGCATCTTGACACCGGACTTGTTTTCCGAGCCAAAGCCCTTCGGTGCGATGGTGATGCTGAGCTGATCTCCCGCAACGATCTTCGTATAGATCACGCCCGGCGTATTGTTCTGGGTGTTCTTGCGGTTGAAGAGCGGCTCTGCAACGACCGACTTGCGCAGATAGCCCTCCGTGTAGCCCTTCGCAATCCCGGCGTTGATCGCGTCCTCAAGAAGCCCATCGACAATGTGAAGATCCTGCCCGATCTCAACAAAGACGATCGTCATGCCCGTATCCTGGCAATACGGGCGGTCTTCCGCGCGTGCGATCTCTGCGTTGCGAATGATCTGATCCAAAACGACCTTTCCTACGGGTGACTCCTCCGTCTCTCGCCCCTTTTTGAGCCCCTCGTAGACATCATTTGGGAGATAGTACGCCGCTTCCTTGCACATCTCGGCGACGTTCTCCGTGATCTCTTTTGCGCTTAGCTCTCGCAAAATAATCCCTCCTATAAATATAACTTATACACAGGTTGATTAGACTATATCATATTTTTTTCTTGCTTTCAAGTCTTTCAAATTTCCTGTAAAGCCTTGAAAAAAGTGAATCTCATTCAATTTGGGAATGAGATTCACAAGCTGGAATAATATCGTTCTTTTATTTTTTATCTTATTGTTTTATATTTCAATCGAATTGTTTTACCGAGATCAATTTATTGTTTATCATGTATTTGTTATTATACATATAAAATCCATATCATAAGATATGGATTTTATATGGTAAATTTTTTTGAAAATTTTTTATTCAGTGGAAATCTTGATATGGCGCAGAAAACGCACAAATGCACTCTCCTAAATGCGAATGAGATTCACCCGTGGACTTTTCCCCTCATTCAAATCCACAAGCATGAACGAACCGCGCCGCTCATCACGCGGACGTGCGATGCTGCCGGGATTGAGCACGGTCACATCACCGCGTTCCTCAAGAGCAATGTGCGTATGTCCGTAGACGGCGATGTCCGCCCCCGCCTCACACGCCGCCGCTGCAAGCAGTTCCGTGTCAAAGCGCACGTTAAAGAGGTGTCCATGCGTGAGGAAGATACGATGTCCCGCAGCCTCTACCACCGTTTCATCATAGACACCATCGAGAAAGAGATCACAGTTGCCGAGCACACGCACGACACGTCTGCCGGACAGGATCTCCAAATCGTCCGCATCGGGCGCAAAGTCCCCGGCGTGCAGCCACAGTTCCGCCTCCGCTGCACCGGGGACGGCAAGCATATCTTCGAATACGCGTGTGTTTCCATGACTATCGCTGACAATTCCGATTCTCATAACAAGCTCCGATCTGTACACACGTCATCATTTTGTGGAAAGGAGCACACGCAGCCGCTCCTTCATGATCTGCAGTGCCGCACCGCGATGACTGATCGCATGTTTTTCTTCCCGTGAAAGTTCCGCCATCGTACGCCCGTCCGTCCGATAGAAATACGGATCATAGCCAAATCCCCCCGTTCCGCGTGCCGCCGGACGGATGAAGCCTGTACACGCGCCCTCTGCGGCGAGTTCGCGTCCATCCGGGAGCGCAAGCACGAGCGCGCAGTGATAGGCGGCAGCGGCGTTCTCCGTGTCATGTGCCCGAATTTCCGCGATCAGCTTCGCGTTGTTCGCCGCGTCATCACCGTGCACGCCTGCATAACGCGCCGAGTAAACACCGGGCGCACCATCCAGCACCTCCACCGAGAGACCAGAATCGTCGGCAAGCGCGGCAATCCCTGTTTTCTCCATATAGTAATGCGCCTTGATGCGCGCATTCTCCAGAAAGGTCGTCCCATCCTCGACCGGTTCTTCGATTTCTCCTGCCTCCGGCAGCACCTTGCTCAGCTGCGAAAGCGGAACGAGGCACACGGGCAGCCCATCAAATGCATTCTCTATCTCACGCACCTTGCCCTCGTTCGACGTGGCAATCAATATCGTTGTATCCATGCTATCCCTCCCGTCCCGGCAGCCATGACAGAGTTTCACCAAGCGCCACTTTTTGATGGTCGATCAGCTGCCGTATTCCGCATTCTCCGAGGTCAAAGAGCGCATTCATCTCTGCACGTGAAAATGCACGTCCCTCGCCCGTCCCCTGCACCTCGACAAATTCTCCCGCGCCTGTCATGACGAGGTTCATATCGACCATCGCCGTGGAATCCTCCGCATAACAGATGTCAAGGAGCGGCGTGTTCTCCGCGTCGATACCGACGCTGACCGCAGCCACATAGTCCCGCACAGGAAAGACGCCGCGCTTCGTGTAAAACGTCGCACACGCCTCCACAAGCGCGACGAACGCCCCTGTGATGGATGCCGTACGCGTCCCGCCGTCCGCCTGAAGCACGTCGCAGTCAATGTGGATCGTGCGCTCCCCGAGCGCCTTCGGATCGACAACGGCACGCAGAGCGCGTCCGATAAGACGCTGAATCTCCTGTGTGCGTCCCGTCTGATGTCCACGCATCACCTCACGCGCCGTACGCTCCGTCCCCGCCCCCGGCAGCATGGAATACTCTGCCGTCACCCAGCCCGTCCCCGAGCCCTTCAAAAAGAACGGCACGCGCTCCTCCACGGTCGCAGCGCACACAACGCGCGTGTGCCCCGTTTCGATGAGCGCAGAGCCGGCGGGATAACGCTGATAGCCGCGCTCGATCCGTACGGGGCGCAACTGGTCGGCACGCCTCAGATCTCTTCTTGGCATGAATGTATTTCTCCTTTATGAGATTCGTCCAAAAAAGCGGGAAGAAGGCACTTCCCGCTCCGATGATTTGCGTTACGCCGTATGGGTCTCCTGATACTGCCGATAGTTCTTGATGATGCAGATCGGCGTTTTCTGCGAGGCGTTGCCAAACGGATTGTCGAGCAGGAGTTTTGCCGCAAGCGCACCGTTCACACCTTTGGATACACCAACCACGCGCGAGCGTTTCAGATCGTTCACATCTGCGATCATGCCGCCGAATGCGCCCACACGGTCGCGAATCCGCGTGGCGACCACATCCGGCTCGGCAGGGCCGTAGACAACCACCTTGTCGAACGGCGGCATCGTTCCCGTCACGTCGTCGATGAGCGCCGCCTCCTTGCCGCCCCACTGGTAAAACAGCCCCTTTTTGCCGACGAGCTTTCCGAGGAATCCCGCAAAAAGCGCAGCGGTGACGCGCCACTTCCCCTCCACATCCATAAGGGACTGCATCCCATGCGGCGTTGCAAGACTGCCGTAGTCCGGAATAAAGCGGCACAGGAATTTTGCCATACCGGAAATATGCAGTTCCTCCGGGCGGACAAAGCGCCCCTGTGTCACGGCGACCACGCTCTCGGCGCAGCAGACGAGATCATCCGCCGTCACCTTGTTTCCCGCATAGTACTCGATGGCGTCCACGATGTCGTCTGCATCGGTCAGAATCCGCGTCGGAACAGGAAGGATCTTGATCTCAGCCATTCTTTCGTCCTCCTTCCTGTACGAGCGCAACACCCGCAAGCGTGGCGATTTCTGCCGCTGTGATCTTCAGAATCACCTTGCAATAATGCGCCGGAACACGCCCCGTTTCCTGGTAGATGAAATCCATACGAAAATCCGGCATATGGGCAATCGCCTCCGTAAGAGAACGCCCCTTGCGCCCCTCGATGGACAGCTTGAGCACGAAATCAAGGCGCTCATTTTTCTGAATGACGACCGCTTCAAAATAGTCGTCCTCACGCGGCGCATTTGCCATCTCCACCTTGCCGCGCACCAGCGCGCCGTCGTACTGCTCATAGGGCAGCTGTACGCGCAGAATCGCATCCATAACGACACCGCATTGCTCCCCCTCGTTCACAACGGGTAGCGTCGCACCGATCACGAGTCTGTCCTCCGTGCGTTCAACCACGGAAAACGGCGTCATTTCCTCCTTTTTGACGACGATCTCCTCCGCTCCGAAAAAGGCAAAAAACGCCTTCTTTCCGAGCTCCACAAAGACCAGCAATGCAAACAGCCAGTACGTCCACCATATAAATTCAATATCCAATGTCCCGTCCCTCTTTCTCCTGTGCCATTGCCGCCGCAAGCGGCTCATAGAACTCCTTCGGCAGACGTGTGATGCGCCCCGTTGCGCGCACAGTGAACACGTTTTCCGAAAACCCCGTCACAAGCAGTGTTCCCGCCGCATTCAGAATGCGGTAGGAGAACGCCATCTTCGCCTTGGTGAGCGCCGTCGCCGTGGTCTCGATCACGAGGTCGTCATCGAAATGTCCCGGCGCGTGAAACTCTGCCCCGACCTTCGTGATGGGGAATACATAGCCCGCCTCCATCAGCGCACCGAGCGTAATGCCAATGCGGCGCAGATAAGCGACACGTCCGATCTCGAACCAACGGATGTAGTTGGCGTGATGCACCACCTCCATGGCATCCGTATCGTAGAAATTCACTCGATGCTTTGCACAAACCGGCATACGTGCTCCCCTCCTTCAGACAATCTCCTCCATGCACGCAGCTCGTGCAAGATAGCTCTCAATACGCGCCAACGACTCCGCACCCGCGACTGCTCTGCCGGACTCGAAGAAGCGGCATACTGCCGTCTGCGTCCCCGGCAGAACAGTTGTGAGCCCCGTCCGCCGCGCCAGTTCTTCGACCGTCCCCTCGTTGCCATCCACAAAGCCCACCGTCTTTGGCAGAAGCCGCCGCAGAGTATCCTTGAAATAATTGAAATGGGTGCAGCCAAGCACGATGGCAGAGTAGTTCCGCAGATCGTAGGGCGTGAGTGCGTTCCACAGGTACTCCTCCACGCGCGGAGAAACGAACTCACACCGTTCCGCAAACTCCACAAGGCGCGGCAGTGCGAGAAGATCGACAAGATTCTTCTCATCATATGCTGAAACAAGGCGACGCAGCTTCTCCCCGTTTATCGTAATGGGTGTCGCTGTCACGAGCACACGCCGCCCAGCATCCTGCTCCAGTGCCTTTTTCACCGCCGGCTCCATACCGATAATCGGTACATCATAAAGCCGCCGCATCTCGTCCACGGCGACTGAGGTCGCCGTATTGCACGCAACGACAACGGCATCTGCCTTCTGCTTCTCGACAAGGAAGTGGAATGCCGCGCGTACAAATCCACGTACGGCAGGAACGGACTTCGTCCCATAGGGTACATGGTCACGATCAGCAAAGAACAGGAATTCCTCGGACGGGAGCACGCACCGCGCGTGACTGAGCACCGTCAATCCACCAATCCCCGAATCAAATAGAGCAATGCGCATATGCCCATCTCCTCCTGTGCTCCAATGACATTTTCTTATTATAGCAAGTTCTTACGGCTTTGACAAATCCACTCCATTCCTGTTATAATCGGCTCGTTACACTTTTATAATATCTTTTTTAGAGAGAAGTCTTTGCCGATGAAACGCCGCCTCAGAAAACAAGAATACATCTTCGTCGCCTCCCTGCTGTTCGGGCTGGTATTCGGCGCGGGCAATCTCATCTTTCCCGCCTCGATGGGACAGCAGGCGAGTACGGCGATGCTGCCCGCACTCATCGGGTTCTGCATTACGGGGGTGGGGCTTCCGCTCCTTGGAATCGCAGCGATCAGCATCACGGCGAGCGAAAGTCTCTTTGACATCGGGATGAAAATTGGCCGTCGCTTTGCCTACGGTTTTACCTGTGCGCTCTATCTCTGCATCGGGCCGCTCTTTGCGATTCCGCGTACCGCAACTGTCTCGTTTCAAGTCGGTGCCTCCCCCTTTCTCGCGGAGGATGGGCAGACGCTCGGACTGCTGCTCTTTACGCTGCTTTTCTTTGCCCTCGTTCTTTACTTCTCCCTGCGTCCCTCGGGCATCCTCATCTGGATCGGCAAGGTGCTCAACCCGCTCTTTCTACTTTTTCTCGGTATTTTGATTGTTACGGCGATGGTACGTCCGATGGGCACAATATGGGATGCAGAGCCGGTCGGCGCATACGCCGAGCACGCCTTTTTCACAGGGCTGCTCGAAGGCTACAATACGATGGATGTGCTCGCCGCACTCGCGTTCGGCAGTATTCTCGTAAATGCGATCAAACGCCTTGGACTGTCAGAGCCAAAGGATCTCTCCTACAGCACGATCATCTCCGGTATGTTCAGCACGGCACTGATGGCGCTCATCTATCTTGCGCTCACTTATGTCGGCGCACAGAGCCGGACGATCTACGGTCTGGACGCGAACGGCGGTGACGTGCTTGCCCACATTGCCGCACATTACTTTGGTGCGTTCGGCGGTATCCTGCTCGGCATCACGATTACCTGCGCCTGTCTTAAAACCGCCATCGGGCTGGTCACTGCGTGCAGCACGACGTTTTCCGACCTGTTCCCGCGCTCTCTTTCCTATCCGAAATACGCCGTCGTCTTTTCCCTCTTTTCCTTTGCAATCTCGAATGTCGGTCTGAGCAAGATCATCGCCTACTCTCTGCCCGTACTCTACTTCCTCTATCCGCTCGCCATTGTCATCATCGCCCTCTGTCTCATCGAGGGAGTTCTCGGCTACCATCGTCCGCTCTTTGTCTGGACGATCACAGGAACCGCCATTGCGGCGGCGGTTGACTTCGTACGTGCGCTACCGCCGGGCATACGGGATGTCCTGTATGTGCATACGATCGGCGATGCACTTCCCTTTGCAGACATCGGGATGGGCTGGGTTGTGCCTTCCCTCATCGGCTTTGCCGTCGGAGTGATGGTTCTTGCACGGCAAAGACTTGACAGCACGCCGTAATTTCTGATACAATAGCAACGCTTTAGGGAGAGGTGTCCGAGCGGTTTAAGGAGCCGGTCTTGAAAACCGGTGATGCGGCAACGCACCGTGGGTTCGAATCCCACCCTCTCCGCCATATGTCGAAATGCAAAAGACGACTGCACGCGCAGTCGTCTTTTTGGTATGCGTATGCTGTTTACAGCGTTCCGAAGATGCGGTCACCCGCGTCGCCAAGCCCCGGAACGATATAGCCATGCTCGTTGAGACATGTGTCGACAGCGGCGACGTAGATGGGTACATCGGGATGATCCGCAGCCACACGGCGGATGCCTTCGGGTGCGGAAACAAGGCACATGAGGATGATGTTCTTCGCCCCCTTCTCCTTGAGCAGGGTGAGTGCCGCCGAGGCACTGCCGCCCGTGGCGAGCATGGGATCGGGCACGATGAGGGTACGATCCTCCACGCCGCTCGGCAGCTTGGCGTAGTACTCGACCGGTCTCAGCGTGTCCGGATCGCGGTAGAGCCCGATGTGTCCCACACGCGCGGCGGGAACAAGCGTCAGGATGCCGTCGAGCATCCCGAGACCCGCGCGGAGAATCGGAACGATGCCGAGCTTCTTGCCCGCGAGCATCTTCGCATGACAGGCTGCGACAGGTGTTTCGATCTCCACATCGCGCAGCGGGAAATCACGCGTGATTTCGTACGCCATGAGCATTGCAATCTCCGAGAGCAGCTCACGAAACTCCTTCGTCCCCGTCTCCTTTTGGCGCATAATTGTCAGCTTGTGCTGAATGAGCGGATGATCGACGAGATGGAGACTCGGGACATCGGACGGATGAAATGTATCAGCCATGGGAGAGGCTTCCTTTCTTTCGGTAATGATTATTCGTACAGAGGATACTTCTCACAGAGCGCGGCGACGCGGCGACGCGCCTCCTCCTGACGTGCCGTGTCGGCCGGCGCATCGAGGACGTGCGCGATAATCCGCGCGACCTCACGCATATCCTCCTCGTTAAATCCGCGCGTTGTGAGCGCGGGAGAGCCGAGACGGATACCGCTCGTGATGAACGGGCTGCGTGGCTCGAACGGGATCGTATTGCGGTTCGCCGTGATGTTCACCTCGTCGAGGAGGTTCTGCGCCTCCTTGCCCGTGATGTCCTTATTGGTTAAATCGACGAGCATGACGTGCGTATCCGTACCGCCCGACACGATGCGGCAGCCGTGCTGCATCAGTTCATCTGCGAGTGCCGCCGCATTCCTTACCACCTGTGCGCCGTACTCCTTGAACGAGGGCGCGAGTGCCTCACCGAACGCGACCGCCTTTGCCGCAATGACGTGCATCAAAGGGCCGCCCTGGATGCCGGGAAATACCGCCTTGTTGATCTTTTTCCCCAGCTCCTCGTCGCGTCCGAGGATGAGGCCGCCGCGCGGACCGCGCAGGGTCTTGTGCGTCGTCGAAGTCACAACATCGGCATAGGGGATGGGGCTCGGGTGCTGCCCTGCGGCAACCAGTCCCGCAATGTGCGCCATATCCACCATAAAGTACGCGCCGACCGCCGCTGCAATTGCACGGATACGCGCGAAGTCGATCGTACGCGCATATGCGGATGCACCGGCAATAATCATCTTCGGCTTGTGTTCCTTGGCAAGCATCTCAAGTGCATCATAGTCAATGCGCTCCGTCTCGCGATCCACACCGTAGGGAATGACCTTGTAGTACGTGCCCGAGATATTGACAGGGCTGCCGTGCGTCAGATGTCCGCCGTCCGTCAGATTCATCCCGAGAATCGTGTCGCCCGGCTGCAGGAGTGCAAAGAACACCGCCATGTTCGCCTGTGCGCCCGAGTGCGGCTGCACATTCGCCCAATTTGCTCCAAACAGCTCCTTCGCACGGTCAATGGCAAGCTGTTCCACGACATCAACGTACTCACAGCCGCCGTAGTACCGCTTGCCGGGATAGCCCTCCGCATACTTGTTCGTGAGGACACTGCCCTGTGCCTCCATAACGGCACGGCTTACGATGTTCTCCGAGGCGATGAGTTCCAGCTTCGTACGCTGGCGGTTCAGCTCCTGCCCGATTGCCGCATACACCTGCGGATCGGTTTTTCCCAATGCATCCATAATGCTCATAGAACGCTCCTTACCCTTCTTTCCGATTCTGCAGTGCCATGATCTTTTCGACGCGGCGTGCATGACGACCGCCCTCGAACGCCGTACGCATCCATGCACGCACAATTTCCCCCGCAGGACCAAACCCCGTCACACGTCCGCCGAGGGCAAGCACATTCGCATCATTGTGCTTGCGTGACTGGATTGCCGAATAGACATCCGTACAGAGCGCGGCACGAATGCCGTCAATCTTGTTTGCCGCGATAGCGATACCGATGCCCGTCCCGCAGAGCACGATGCCGCGATCCGCCTTTCCGGAAACGACATCGGCACAGACCTTCTCCGCAATGTCCGGATAGTCGACAGCCTCCTTGCCGAACGTACCGACATCCTTCACCTTCACATCGCTGAACTCATGCAGAACCATCTTGACCTCATCTTTGAGTTCCACCGCTCCATGGTCGCTTCCAATCGTAATATTCATGGTGAACGTCCCCCTTTTCGCATTGATACCATCTTCATTCTAGCATAAAAAAATCGAAAATAACAGACTGTCAGCGTTGAAAACGCGCACGGACAACAAGCGACAAAAAGAAAATTACGGCTGCCGATGCCACGATTGCCGCTCCTGCGGCAATGCCGAGATAATACGCCGAAAAAAGCCCAATCATCCCTGAAAATAGTGCGATCATCACCGCAAAAAGATGATACTCCTTGACGCTCCGTGCAAGATTGCGTGCGGCAGCTCCCGGCAGGACGAGCAGCGCGTTGATGATGAGAATGCCGACCCACTGGATGCTCACAGCTACCACCACGGCAAGCAGTGCGGCAAACATGGATTCAACGGCAATGACAGAGACACCGCGGCTGCGTGCGAGCGACGGATTGACCGAAAGCAGGAGCAGCCGATTAAAGAGGAGCACCCACCCGAGGAGGACGAGCGTATCCACCGCCAGCAAGCCGCCGAGATCGACCGGTGTAATGCTCAGAATATCGCCGATGAGGAGCGGCGAGAACTTTGAGAATCCTCCGCCGTGGCTCATAATCATAAGCCCGACGGCGATTGCCGTCGAGGAGAAAACCCCGATCACCGTATCCGCCGAGGCCGCCGTACGGTGCTTGATCCATGTGATGAGCAGGGCGAACAGAACGGAGAAGATGATGAGTGAGGTAAGCGGCGCAAACGCGCCAACAAGCGCCCCGATGGCAATGCCCGTGAACGCCCCATGTCCGAGCGAGTCCGAGAAGAACGCCATACGGCTTGAAACGACCATCGTCGAGAGCAGTCCAAAAAGAGGTGTCATCAGAAGGATGGCAAGAAGCGCATTCTTCATGAATGTGTACTCCATCCACGCAAACGGCAGAAGCGTGTCAAGCACGTTGTAGATCAGTTCCATGCCTCTCCCCCGTCTGCTTCCGCCCGCGCTTTGAGATGGCGCAGATCCGGCAAAATGCCAAAGAGATGCTCCATCTGTGGGTCGGCAAAGACCTCATGCGGGGTTCCCGCCGCCGCAATTCCATGATTCATCAGTACGACCTTATCCGCATGACGCGCCACCATACCGAGATCATGGGAGATGAGGAGAATGGCAAGATCCTCCTGTGCACGCAGCTGTCCGACAATCTCATAAAAACGTGCAAGCCCGCTTTGATCGACACCTGAAACCGGCTCGTCGAGAAGCAGGAGGTTCGGCATGGGGTCGAGCGCGAGCGCGAGCAGGACGCGCTGCAGCTCCCCGCCCGAGAGTGCACCGAGACGGCGGTCGATCAGATGCTCCGCACGCACGCGGGCTAGGTTTTCCACGATACGGGCGCGCAAACCGCGTACGGGAAAGAGCCAAACGGGGCGCGCGGACAGGCACGCCATAAAGAGATCCTGCACCGTGGTCGGCGCACTCACATCCAGCCGCAGATACTGCGGCACACAGCCGATGACAGGACGCATACGCCGATCATCCGCATCAACGAAGCGCAGATGCCCCGTATGGGGAATCTCGCCGAGGATCGCACGCAGCAGCGTACTCTTTCCCGCACCGTTCGGGCCGATAATCGCCGTCATCTCCCCGCAGTGAAAATGGAGGTTTACATGCGAAAAGACCTCGAACGTCCCAAACGAGACACCGAAGTCCTCGATTTTGGTACAGCAGAAATGCGCACAGCCCTCCGCCGCCCCTCTATGATGAAAAATATGCCTGAGCATGGTGATCCTTTACTTGGTTTCGCCAAATTGATTGTAACGATGAAATGTCGTGAGGAATGCCCCTAAACGAACCCTAGTGAAGCAAGTGAGTAAAGTGTGCGGTACGCCCCGACGGATTTCTTTCGTTCAAGCGAAGCGCGTTTAAGAAGTCCGTCGGTATTTAAGCGTACAAGCACACGATCACTTGCGTAACGAGGTGTTCGTGTGGGGCTTCCTCACCAAACGATAATGCCTTCAGGACTTTATACGACTATAGTCGTCTAGTTCAATCCGTCAGCCGTCGGAACTTCCACGTCCCGACGGCGATGCCGAGCACGGCATAGCTCACGACGACCACGAGCGAGAGCGCGGAGAAGTCCCCCGTCAGCCCGAGACTGCGCAGAAGATGACTTGTATGCGTCAGCGGCAGCGCCTCCACGAACCAGCGCACCACATCCGGCAGTGCCGCCGTCGAAAAGAACGTCCCACAGAGGAACGACATCGGCAGCAGCACATAGAGGTTGACTTGACTCATCTCCTCATAGGATGGGGTATACATCGCCGCAAGAAATCCGATCTCCGCAAAGATCATGCAGTTCAGCGTAAGCACGAGGAGAAAGAGCGGCGTGATCGTAAAATGTGCGCCAAAAAGACGGCTCAGCACAACGATGATCGCCGAAGAGATCAGCCCGCGCAGAACAGATCCCGCCACCTTTCCGATGACGAACGCATCGGGGCGGATCGGAGCGATCAGATACTCCTCAAGACTTCTGTGGTAGACACGCTCCGCATGAACAGAGATAATGCTGTTAAAGCTGATGTTCATGGAGTTCATCGCCAGCAGCCCCGGCACGAGAAAGTCCAGATACGATCCGGTGCCAACGTCAATGCTGCGCCCGAGCCCCCAGCCGAATGCGATGAGGAACATCAGCGGCGAGACCATGCGGCTCAGCACATATTTGATCAGACGGCGCCGCAGCACAACCCAGTCGCGCCAGAACACCGTCCATATATCGCCGAGCATCACAGCCCCTCCTTTCGCCCCGTCAGCTCGATGAACACATCTTCGAGATTCGTCGGACGCAGCAGAACGCGCTGCATCTGCTCCTCAAGTGTACGCGCATGAGTGCGTGCCTCCTCGCGCGTGCGAAAAAAGCGATAGGTGCGTCCATCCGCCCCATCCCACTCCACCGCATACGCGCCGAGATTCTCGCAGAATGCACGCGGCGTCCGCACGTCGATGAGTGTCCCCCTGTTGATGATGGACACGCGATCGCAGAGTGCCTCCGCCTCCTCGATATAGTGCGTTGTGAGGAGGACAGTCACGCCGTTCTTTGCGATCTCGCGCACAAGATCCCAGATATGCCGTCGGATCTGCGGGTCGAGTGCCACTGTCGGTTCATCGAGGAAGAGCACCTGCGGGCGATGAATCAAGGCACGCGCGATCAGCAGCCGCCGCTTCATCCCGCCCGAGAGACGGCGCACATTATCGTTGCGTACCTCCGTCAGCTCCATCTCTGCGAGCAGTTTCCCAATCCGTGCCGTACGCTCCGCACGGCCGATATGGAAAAGACGCGCGTGCAATTCCAAATTGTCCCATACCGTGAGTTCCTGATCGAAATTGACCTGCTGCGGCACAACACCGATGCGTTCCTTGATGACGCACGGATCGCCGCTGATGTCCTGTCCGCCGATACGGATTTTTCCGCTCGTCGGATGTGTCTGCATGGTGAGCATACGGATGATCGTCGTCTTGCCCGCACCGTTTGGGCCCAAGAGGCCGAACACCTCGCCGCGCCGAACGGAAAGCGAAATCCCCGCAACCGCCGTTTTCCACGTTTTTTCCTGCGCTGCATTCGTGTGCGGAAATTTTTTGACGAGATTCTCCATTTCGATCATCATGAGTTCCATGGTCTTCAATCCGCCCGAAACTGGATCCCCGCCACGAGGCGTGCCTTCTCCATCACCGCCATCACCGTGCGCGTGGTTTGCAGCCCCTCCTCCACGCTTCGATAGTCCTTTCGTGCAAAAATATCCCGCATCGTCTCGAACTCGTGCACCATACGGTGCTCATGACGGTTCAGCGCATACGTCTCCGGCGCTCTGCCGCGCAGTCCGATGGTGAAGGAAGCGAGCTCGTTCGGTGTCCCCTCGGCGCGAATCCAGCCCGCCTCCCCCTGGATCAGGAAGAACGACGGACTGGAGCTGTCCTTTGCCGCCGCCGCCGTTGCAACAAAACCGTCATAGCGCAGAGCCAGGATGCCCGAGGTATCAATCCCGTTAAAGCCGATATTTGCACCGTAGTTCGCAGACTTCGGCCGCCCGAACAGGGCGACAATGAGCGAGAGATTATAGACATTCAGATCGTAGAGCGCCCCGCCCGAGAGGGCAGGGTCAAACGCAGGGGCAACATCGCGTGCAAGATAGCGTTCGTAACGGCTGGAGTACTGCGAGAAATTCGCCTGTACCATGCGGATGAGCCCAAGGCGCGGAAGTGCCTCCAAGA of the Selenomonas dianae genome contains:
- a CDS encoding Gfo/Idh/MocA family protein, translating into MKIAVVGTGMIAREALTALRQVEDVEVVAICARPQSRAKAQELAREFDVPQVATDYGAMLAAHEADFVYLGIVNSVHFDYARQAIAAGWHVIVEKPFASTLAETEELIARARAADCYLFEAMTPLFLPNYFGILEALPRLGLIRMVQANFSQYSSRYERYLARDVAPAFDPALSGGALYDLNVYNLSLIVALFGRPKSANYGANIGFNGIDTSGILALRYDGFVATAAAAKDSSSPSFFLIQGEAGWIRAEGTPNELASFTIGLRGRAPETYALNRHEHRMVHEFETMRDIFARKDYRSVEEGLQTTRTVMAVMEKARLVAGIQFRAD